The Deltaproteobacteria bacterium genome includes a window with the following:
- a CDS encoding AbrB/MazE/SpoVT family DNA-binding domain-containing protein, which produces MATVMKISSQGQIRIPEKLMKAFGIGKGDYVEVDASEEGIVLKPRKLIDPAQAWYWSKEWQQKEAEADEEIKKEALSPEFRNAEEGLKWLKE; this is translated from the coding sequence ATGGCTACCGTCATGAAAATCAGTTCTCAAGGCCAGATCCGGATTCCGGAAAAGCTCATGAAGGCGTTCGGAATCGGCAAGGGCGATTACGTCGAGGTCGATGCCTCCGAAGAAGGAATCGTCCTGAAACCGCGGAAACTCATCGATCCAGCCCAGGCCTGGTACTGGAGCAAGGAATGGCAGCAGAAGGAAGCTGAGGCGGATGAGGAAATCAAAAAGGAGGCGCTGTCGCCGGAGTTTCGAAATGCCGAAGAGGGGCTCAAGTGGTTGAAGGAGTAA